The bacterium genomic interval TGCTACTTTGTTTAATTCTTTGTGACCTCTTTCTGTCTTAAGACTGTTTTGATTCGAGCCAGGTCCCGGCGAACCTGCCGGATCTTTGCCGGTTTCTCCAATTGAGCCGTTGCCGCCTGGAAGCGAAGCCTGAACAACTGATCGTACAGCTCAGATTCTTTGATTCGCAATTCTTCTGCGGTTTGATCTCTCAATTCTTTTGCTTTCATTATTGACCCATCCTCGCCGTAAATCGCGTCCGGAACGGAAGCTTATGGGCCGCAAGGCGCATCGCCTCGCGGGCTGTTTCTTCTGTGACTCCGATCATCTCAAACAACACGCGTCCCGGCTTGATTACAGCCACCCAACC includes:
- the rpmC gene encoding 50S ribosomal protein L29, yielding MKAKELRDQTAEELRIKESELYDQLFRLRFQAATAQLEKPAKIRQVRRDLARIKTVLRQKEVTKN